The DNA region CAGGTACAGCAGGTACAGCGCCCCGACCAGCTTCACCCACGCGAGCTTGATCATGAACGCCGCGAAGAACGTCGCCAGCGCGCGGAAGGCGAAGGCGCCGACGATCCCGTAGCGGAGCGCCTTGCGCTGCTGCTCGCGGGGCAGGCCCAGCACGAGGATGGCGAGGACGAGCGCGTTGTCCGCGCTCAGCAATCCTTCGAGCAGGACCAGCAGGCCTATGGTGATCAGGTCAGAAACTACCAACGGTCTCCGTGCCTCGGCTGCCACCCCCTCGGGTGCGATACCCGCGGCAGGGACAGAGGACCAGTATGCGGCAACCTCCGGCCAACGCCTACGCCCCATCGCCGCGCCAGGCCGCGCCGCCCCGACACATTGACTCGGGACACCGCATGACATTGACACGCTTCGTATCAAGGCCTACACTCGGTCTGTGTCAATGAGTGGTGACCGTCCCCGACTCGAGGGCCCGCAGGACGAGTTCCTGCTGATCAGCGTGGCCGCGCGGCATCTCGGCATGCACCCGCAGACCCTCCGCAAGTACGAGCGGCTCGGGCTGGTCCGGCCGACGCGCACGCTCGGCAGCATGCGGGTGTACTCGCGCGACGAGCTCGAGCGACTGCGGGTCATCAAGCACCTGGTCGACGAGGCGGGCATCAACCTGGCGGGCGTGCAGCGCCTGCTCGAGGTCGCCGACGTGCTGCGTCGGATCCGACCGATCACCAGCGGCGGTGACTGGTCGCGCGCCTCGGTGCGCCGGTTGGCGCAGGAACTGGATCGCCTGAGCGCGATGCTCGGGCTCTGAGGAGGCCTCCCATGGACTTTCGCGACTACTACGCCACCCTCGGCGTGGCGAAGACGGCCTCCGAAAAGGAGATCAAGCAGGCCTTCCGCCGGCTGGCGCGCAAGCATCATCCGGACGTGAACCCCGGCAA from Luteitalea sp. TBR-22 includes:
- a CDS encoding MerR family transcriptional regulator produces the protein MSGDRPRLEGPQDEFLLISVAARHLGMHPQTLRKYERLGLVRPTRTLGSMRVYSRDELERLRVIKHLVDEAGINLAGVQRLLEVADVLRRIRPITSGGDWSRASVRRLAQELDRLSAMLGL